Proteins from one Impatiens glandulifera chromosome 2, dImpGla2.1, whole genome shotgun sequence genomic window:
- the LOC124926329 gene encoding transcription factor SRM1-like, with amino-acid sequence MTGDDEDGDTSLSSSWNREQDKAFENALATYPEEDGNNEEERWEKIAADVPGKSLEEVKHHYEILMDDVIRIESGVVPLPIYECSKDGSVVDPRPSKVDQDRRKGIAWTEDEHRLFLLGLDKYGKGDWRSISRNFVISRTPTQVASHAQKYFIRLNSMNKERRRSSIHDITSVDNNGEVISGPAAASSTQQSDVATIEQPVVGMPVNHMAYGVGAPVSAVRSRNNNNNPHSRR; translated from the exons ATGACTGGTGATGATGAAGATGGTGATACATCGTTATCTTCTTCTTGGAATCGAGAGCAGGACAAGGCATTCGAGAATGCACTTGCAACCTAtcccgaagaagatgggaataatgaagaagaaagatgGGAGAAGATTGCTGCAGATGTTCCTGGAAAAAGTTTGGAAGAGGTTAAACATCATTACGAGATATTAATGGATGATGTTATACGCATAGAGTCAGGTGTGGTTCCATTACCTATCTATGAATGTTCTAAGGATGGTTCAGTAGTAGATCCTCGACCTAGCAAGGTAGATCAGGATCGTCGAAAGGGTATTGCTTGGACAGAGGATGAACATAG ATTGTTTCTATTGGGACTGGACAAATACGGGAAAGGTGATTGGAGGAGTATATCTCGTAACTTTGTGATATCAAGAACACCAACTCAAGTGGCTAGTCATGCTCAGAAATATTTCATTCGACTGAACTCTATGAACAAAGAGAGGAGGCGGTCCAGCATTCACGACATCACAAGTGTAGATAACAATGGGGAAGTGATTTCTGGGCCAGCAGCAGCTTCTAGTACTCAACAGAGCGACGTAGCAACCATAGAGCAACCGGTTGTTGGCATGCCCGTGAACCATATGGCTTACGGTGTAGGAGCCCCGGTTAGTGCAGTTCGATctcgtaataataataataatccacATTCTCGTAGGTAG
- the LOC124927568 gene encoding high mobility group B protein 7-like translates to MAGGGSSRIAPNARKRVEADTSASAPVRARDGSAFIRCEECKKDVHIALIAMHNCADLAKLYKSLEVADSEKDQVDQPQPKKRLRKGPKPAEPTTKKTKKEKKIKDPNAPKRPPTAFFIFMDEFRKTFKEANPDCKSVATVAKEGGEKWKSLTDEEKKTYRDKHAELKAEYEKLLGSANNAEDPQDVEENAAEKEEEEEKAEEGEEEKVEEDLEDDV, encoded by the exons ATGGCCGGAGGAGGAAGTTCCAGAATCGCACCTAACGCTAGGAAGAGAGTTGAGGCAGATACCTCCGCTTCTGCTCCCGTTCGTGCTAGAGATGGAAGCGCTTTCATTCGCTG TGAGGAGTGCAAGAAAGACGTGCACATTGCTTTGATTGCGATGCACAACTGTGCAGATTTGGCTAAGCTTTACAAATCACTTG AGGTGGCTGATTCAGAAAAAGATCAAGTTGATCAACCACAACCTAAGAAAAGACTTAG GAAGGGACCTAAACCTGCAGAGCCTACAACTAAGAAAActaagaaggagaagaaaattAAAGATCCTAATGCTCCGAAGCGTCCACCTACagctttcttcatcttcat GGATGAATTCAGAAAGACATTCAAGGAGGCTAATCCTGACTGCAAGAGTGTTGCTACG GTTGCTAAAGAAGGAGGTGAGAAATGGAAGAGCTTGACAGATGAG GAAAAGAAGACATACAGGGATAAACATGCAGAATTGAAGGCAGAATATGAGAAATTATTGGGATCAGCTAATAATGCTGAAGATCcacaa GATGTTGAGGAAAATGCAGCTGAgaaagaagaggaggaagaaaaaGCTGAGGAGGGAGAGGAAGAGAAAGTTGAGGAAGATCTTGAAGATGATGTATAA